Part of the Capsicum annuum cultivar UCD-10X-F1 chromosome 12, UCD10Xv1.1, whole genome shotgun sequence genome is shown below.
ACTATGGGCAAAAAGatgtactaagactcaccttagtccccataCCTTTCTAAAACAttcgccaaaagtgagatgaaaattatgTACCATGATATGAGATGATAGTAACCaacaccccatgcaactttaaaATCTTTTGAAGATACAACCTTACATAATCCTCAGCCGAGAAGTTAGTCCTTATTGGAAAAAAGTGAGCCATCTTTGTCATCCTACCCACGATGACTCAAAtcgaataaaattatttttgatactaAGGAAGAAtagtaacaaaatctatgtttatAACTTTCCACTTCCACTCAGGcaatttaatttcttgatacaatccctCGAGCCTTATCTTCTCAAGATTCACTtcctgacacaccatgcattttgCCACAAAATTCACCATATTTcttttcatactattccaccaatacatctctttaaGGTCCTGATACATTTTTATCGAACCAGGATAAACAACATTGAGCGACTCATGCGTCTCAGCCAAGATCCACTCTCACAAATCATCGACATCGAGAATATATAATCtttcttggtaccataaagtaccatcaccaccaatctcaaagtaCATCACCTTTTACCCACCTACATCTCCCTTGATCCTCATCACGATAGGATCTAACATCTTTTTCTCCTTGATTTCTTCACCAAGAGACAACCACACCACTTTTTACACCAACACACTACCCTTCTCGAAGTCTAAGAGGCAAACCCTAAGGTTAgccaagcgatgaatatccttaactaactcccacttctccttatccacataagctagaatCCCTAtgaataacctgctaagagtatcaaaaaccacattagctttacctaaatagtagtgaagactcatgccataatccttgagaagctcaagccatcttcttttcctgaggttaagctctttctgagtaaacacatattgtatgCTCTTATGATCAAGAAATATATCCACATGCACACCATAAggatagtgatgccagattttcaatgcaaacaccacagctaacaattccgatttatgagttggataattcctctcatacacCTTCAATTCCCTAGAGGCATAAGCTCTCACCTTTCCATGCTACATCTAAACACACCCAAGACCCACACGGGATGCATAACAGTAGACCATAAACCCATCCATTCCTTTAGgaaaggtcaaaactagagttgaagttagattatccttcaacttctaaaaactcccctcacaagcatcagaccacaagtactttatcttctttttagttaacttagtcaatggaggagctatagaagaaaaactctccataaatctcctatagctatctgctaaacccaagaaactccaaatatagattggattcatgggtctaggccacatCTTAAACACTATAACTTTTTGtgaatctaccatgatcccttcactagaaatgatatgacccagaaaaataacaacattcaaccagaactcatatttcaaaaatttagcatacaattgaTGTTCCTTCAATGTCCACAATACTACtcaaaggtgattagcatgatccacctcactatttgggtacaccagaatatcatctatgaatacaatgatgaacaaatctagaaactgatggatgACCCTATTCAAATAATCCATAAATGTttcagggcattggtcaacccaaaagacaaaaccaaaatctcaaagtgaccatagcgggtacgaaaggcagtcttagatatatccacctccctaatcttcagctAATGATATGtagaccgaagatcaatcttagagaaaactTAGCACCTTTCAACTGATCTaataaattatctatccttggaagagtaTACTTGTTATTTACCATTACCTTATTTAGCTATTGTAATCAATACAGATTCAAATAGAACCATCATTCTTACACATGACTAACAATGGTGCACCCGActgggacacactaggatggataaaacccttgtctaaaagatcctttagtagctctttaagctccttcaactcagttggagccattctatttgGATAAATAGAGATCAGATGAGTGCCCGAAAGAAGATCAGTCCTAAACTCAATCTCCTTATCAAGAGGAACACCTAGAAGTTCATTggggaagacctcaagaaactcattcacaACTAGGATGGAATGTTAGAAAGAACCCtatgagttagaatctttaaccaggaccatatgatagagacaccctttggagattaatctgcAAGCTCTTAGATACGATATGCACTTTAACTTATGAGCTAGGAAACCACCCTTCTACTTAATAACCatcttattagggaatttaatgaTGCATAGAAttagtgcaaccaatccatccctagtatagcatcaaaattcatcatatctaattcaaatagatctaccaaagtTTCTTTACTGCTAACATACACCACACTACCCCTTGTAGACTCACCTAGCAATCACAAAGTCACCTAccaggtagaaataaaaaaaaggtctGAAACATAATCCAgtccaaaactaaaatacatagacataaataaggtcatataagagagagtattCCTTAAATCAAGTAAAAGTATACATCACGGGAAAAAATTTTCAACATACCAttcacgacatcaggtgatgcctcagacccCTTACGAGTAGTAAGAGCATAAAGACTATTCTGATCAGTGTCAAAGCCAGATGGCACACCCTTTGGTGATGGATCTAAAGAAGAAGCAACCAAAACATTGTTTGCCCCagaggcaaccttaccaataAGATAATTTCTAAGCATGTACCCTACCTGACTACAGTTGAAGTATTTGTCCTTTTCTTCAACACAGAAACCCTAATGAAAACCCACATAATTAACAGAGAGGATAGAATGGAGCTAATTGGGCCCAACTTGCCTAATATTGGGCACTCTCTAAATTTTTCACCACCATGGAAACGTCTTTCACCCGatagctttgggtagggagcactagctgtcGAATAAGACCCAAAATTGCCCTACTTTTCttgggccacttaccaccatccctgccactcaATTGTTGGCCACCACCCTGATCAGAAAATATGAACCTCTTTCCTTGCCTTTTTCCTAATTCAACccactttttcttctctttctctacctgCTGCATGTATACCACTAACCTTAAGATATCCATGTACTTGATTAATACGGCAGCCTCACTCTCTAATATCAAATCTCTAGACAAGTCAGaagtaaacttccttattctagcccttatACTAGAAACCATCTTtggagcataccgagataactagtgaaactttaaGCCATACTCCTTGACTAATATCTTACCTTGCTGTAGATTAACAAACTTATTTGCCTTTGCTTTCATCAACTCTTAAGGCAAGAAGAGGTCTACAAAAtcattagagaaatcctcccatgGAGATGACTCAGCACCATCACCTTAGTCTattcctattcctcataccattggcaTGCTATATCCTTCAGTTGATAGGTAGAAAATTCCAAACCCTCCACATTCGTGGTATGCATAACAtgaaagatattttccatctcatcctaaaaaccttaaggatcctcctctatCTTAACACCAGTAAATGTTAGAgggtttaacctcataaactagctaacccttatggcctcagaaaaTGGAGTAGTAGATGCACCCAGCTCAGTAAAAGAAGGTACCAACTAAGCAAACATATGGATAAACTAATGAAACTCAAAATTTGTCATATTAGCCTAATCTAGAGAAGGGCTGGAGGGAACAGGTAGAAATCTAGGAGGCTaattaggaactggacccctaaATTGGGTCTGGACCCCATAAGTGGAAAAGGTCCCGTCAATATTTTCCTCAGGAAGGATAGAGGAGTTTTCGTGAGCTTTAGGTCATCAATGTGGCATGATtcgaaaagaaaacaaacaaggattagagaagaattcaagA
Proteins encoded:
- the LOC107849259 gene encoding uncharacterized protein LOC107849259, whose protein sequence is MVSSIRARIRKFTSDLSRDLILESEAAVLIKYMDILRLVVYMQQVEKEKKKWVELGKRQGKRFIFSDQGGGQQLSGRDGGKWPKKSRAILGLIRQLVLPTQSYRGFCVEEKDKYFNCSQVGYMLRNYLIGKVASGANNVLVASSLDPSPKGVPSGFDTDQNSLYALTTRKGSEASPDVVNGDFVIAR